A window from Streptomyces subrutilus encodes these proteins:
- a CDS encoding terpene synthase family protein, translating to MSAPPRPSRLGHPLPAFYCPLERDLRHPEAERIEARAVAWLDDHGLYPDPVERAWGLATRSADFSCRIVPEGDPEAVLLFAQWNYWANAVDDWQDSGSDDAGTAAVVEHGVRLLRTLENPGAGVLPDGPVTRALADLVDRTRARLTPYEMRRFVEGTRDWLLGAAWQAARAEAGGMPGLNDFAAMGALANGTRFSLTWSDVARGVRLPADVLHSADVQALTDAAGFVVSADNDLFSYDKDDHLEPREVNLVNVLAHQEHCSPAAALPLAVALRDRVMVLFLTLRDQVVERADGTGDEGAHLARYVAGLTHYVAGSIAWQSRAPRYASPRNRHELPLPGAGFTIRYADAPSGTGLRAPALPALDHWWRQVGVRA from the coding sequence ATGAGCGCCCCGCCGCGCCCCTCGCGGCTCGGACACCCGCTGCCGGCGTTCTACTGCCCGCTGGAGCGCGACCTGCGCCATCCCGAGGCCGAGCGCATAGAGGCCCGGGCGGTCGCCTGGCTGGACGACCACGGCCTGTACCCCGATCCGGTGGAGCGCGCCTGGGGCCTGGCCACCCGCAGCGCCGACTTCTCCTGCCGCATCGTGCCCGAGGGCGATCCGGAGGCGGTGCTGCTGTTCGCCCAGTGGAACTACTGGGCCAACGCCGTCGACGACTGGCAGGACTCGGGCTCCGACGACGCGGGCACGGCCGCCGTCGTCGAGCACGGCGTACGGCTGCTGCGGACCCTGGAGAACCCGGGCGCGGGCGTGCTCCCGGACGGGCCCGTGACCCGTGCGCTGGCCGACCTGGTGGACCGCACCCGGGCCCGGCTGACCCCGTACGAGATGCGCCGGTTCGTCGAGGGCACGCGCGACTGGCTGCTGGGGGCGGCCTGGCAGGCCGCGCGGGCCGAGGCGGGCGGCATGCCGGGGCTGAACGACTTCGCCGCGATGGGGGCGCTGGCGAACGGCACCCGGTTCTCGCTGACCTGGTCGGACGTGGCCCGCGGGGTCCGGCTGCCGGCGGACGTGCTCCACTCGGCGGACGTGCAGGCGCTGACCGACGCGGCCGGTTTCGTGGTCAGCGCCGACAACGACCTGTTCTCCTACGACAAGGACGACCATCTGGAGCCCAGGGAGGTGAACCTCGTCAATGTCCTCGCCCATCAGGAGCACTGCTCCCCCGCGGCGGCCCTCCCCCTCGCGGTGGCCCTGCGCGACCGGGTGATGGTGCTGTTCCTCACGCTGCGCGACCAGGTGGTGGAGAGGGCGGACGGAACCGGAGACGAGGGCGCGCACCTGGCCCGCTACGTGGCGGGCCTGACCCACTACGTCGCGGGCAGCATCGCCTGGCAGAGCCGCGCCCCGCGCTACGCGAGCCCCCGCAACCGCCACGAACTGCCGCTGCCCGGGGCGGGCTTCACGATCCGGTACGCCGACGCGCCGAGCGGCACCGGCCTGCGGGCGCCGGCGCTCCCGGCCCTCGACCACTGGTGGCGCCAGGTCGGCGTCCGCGCCTGA
- a CDS encoding SAM-dependent methyltransferase has product MSVTPFVSSLGSGQGAAEADEVRLYYRRKTQDILQKYGPGPRVHFHVGLFSPESPPHPTDSRDVLRRRLVDAQERIVEHAARSWGAYETPPGRVLDIGCGLGGASLYWAQEHGASVTGLTVAAEHPPLIAGFARQAGVADLVDPVLADVHDLADTRTYDAAYANESSGYTDRTRLFEVVARALKPGGWFGIQEHFVRRPEWRDFIDGYYRTRLGTYEEYLTAAGAAGFELDRDEDVTDAVSEFWVQSMAWNTAELDRLQAGGEPVAWTRERLGESTIAHGKLFRLWRDHAMETRLLRFRLGGRR; this is encoded by the coding sequence ATGAGCGTCACACCATTCGTATCGTCCTTAGGCAGCGGTCAGGGCGCGGCCGAGGCCGACGAGGTCCGGCTCTACTACCGCCGCAAGACCCAGGACATCCTGCAGAAGTACGGTCCGGGGCCCCGCGTCCACTTCCACGTGGGGCTCTTCTCCCCCGAGTCCCCGCCGCACCCCACCGACTCCCGGGACGTGCTGCGCCGCCGACTGGTCGACGCGCAGGAGCGGATAGTCGAGCACGCGGCCCGGTCCTGGGGCGCGTACGAGACGCCGCCGGGCCGGGTCCTGGACATCGGCTGCGGCCTGGGCGGTGCCTCCCTGTACTGGGCCCAGGAGCACGGTGCGTCGGTCACCGGCCTCACCGTCGCGGCCGAACACCCGCCCCTCATCGCCGGCTTCGCGCGGCAGGCGGGGGTGGCGGACCTCGTCGATCCGGTCCTCGCCGACGTGCACGACCTGGCCGACACGCGCACCTACGACGCCGCCTACGCCAACGAGAGCAGCGGCTACACCGACCGGACCCGGCTCTTCGAGGTCGTCGCGCGGGCGCTGAAGCCCGGCGGGTGGTTCGGGATCCAGGAGCACTTCGTCCGCCGGCCCGAATGGCGCGACTTCATCGACGGCTACTACCGCACGCGGCTCGGCACGTACGAGGAGTACCTGACGGCCGCCGGGGCGGCCGGCTTCGAGCTCGACCGGGACGAGGACGTGACCGACGCGGTGTCGGAGTTCTGGGTGCAGTCCATGGCCTGGAACACCGCCGAACTCGACCGGCTGCAGGCCGGTGGCGAGCCGGTGGCCTGGACCCGGGAGCGGCTCGGCGAGTCGACCATCGCGCACGGCAAGCTCTTCCGGCTCTGGCGGGACCACGCGATGGAGACGCGGCTGCTGCGCTTCCGGCTCGGCGGCCGCCGATGA
- a CDS encoding GNAT family N-acetyltransferase, with protein MLTVATAAHGGRAPFRPDLAARPELPVRPSAPAAPPPRTAAPGAPLDVRPARLRDAAGLHALSRAFVRSGALRARPADHYLDHVGEFLVAGGGGGAGEGLHGCLALRAEGPATAVLYNFCVAPGSQGRGVGSLLLSAAYARARRCGVRVMFTATTGSAALFLRHGFVPCAPADAPAGWAAALDPDRGSRVLRLTVR; from the coding sequence GTGCTCACAGTCGCCACAGCCGCCCACGGGGGTCGCGCCCCCTTCCGCCCGGACCTCGCCGCCCGTCCGGAGCTCCCCGTCCGACCCTCCGCCCCCGCGGCGCCGCCCCCGCGCACCGCCGCACCCGGCGCCCCGCTCGACGTGCGCCCGGCCCGGCTGCGCGACGCGGCCGGCCTGCACGCGCTCTCCCGTGCGTTCGTCCGCTCCGGGGCGCTGCGGGCCCGGCCGGCCGACCACTACCTGGACCACGTCGGTGAATTCCTCGTCGCCGGGGGCGGCGGCGGGGCCGGGGAGGGGCTCCACGGATGCCTCGCCCTGCGGGCCGAGGGCCCCGCGACCGCCGTCCTCTACAACTTCTGCGTGGCGCCGGGCAGTCAGGGCCGGGGCGTCGGATCGCTGCTGCTGTCCGCCGCGTACGCGCGGGCCCGCAGGTGCGGCGTTCGCGTGATGTTCACGGCCACCACCGGCTCCGCCGCCCTCTTCCTGCGCCACGGATTCGTGCCCTGCGCCCCGGCCGACGCGCCGGCCGGCTGGGCCGCGGCGCTCGACCCGGACCGCGGCTCCCGGGTGCTGCGCCTGACGGTGCGCTGA
- a CDS encoding class I SAM-dependent methyltransferase, with amino-acid sequence MDVRSLDDSAGEVDQGPVGPRPAHHGRPDPDIARFIADALGGARRVINVGAGSGSYESAARAVTAVEPSPSMRARRSVGLPRAVDAVAEDLPFADGEFDGAMTLFSVHQWSDVETGLRELRRVTRGPVVVLTCDPDRVRNFWLYGYAPEVLDTEARRHPSVATMAAALGGRGSVRAVPIPLDCTDGFNEAYYGRPEMLLDPAARQACSAWSFVDDGVRERFTTRLRADLDSGAWDERFGHLRGRPYYEGSLVLVRAVPEGEAEVPGPECHSSW; translated from the coding sequence ATGGATGTACGCAGCTTGGACGACAGCGCCGGAGAGGTCGACCAGGGCCCGGTCGGCCCCCGCCCCGCACACCACGGGCGGCCCGACCCGGACATCGCGCGGTTCATCGCCGACGCGCTGGGCGGAGCGCGCCGGGTGATCAACGTCGGCGCCGGATCCGGCTCCTACGAGTCCGCCGCCCGCGCGGTCACGGCGGTGGAACCCTCCCCGTCCATGCGCGCCCGGCGCTCCGTCGGCCTGCCGAGGGCGGTGGACGCCGTCGCCGAGGACCTGCCGTTCGCGGACGGGGAGTTCGACGGCGCCATGACCCTGTTCAGCGTGCACCAGTGGTCCGACGTGGAGACCGGCCTGCGCGAGCTGCGCCGGGTGACCCGCGGCCCCGTGGTGGTGCTGACCTGCGACCCCGACCGCGTCCGGAACTTCTGGCTGTACGGGTACGCGCCCGAGGTGCTCGACACCGAGGCACGGCGCCACCCGTCGGTCGCGACGATGGCCGCGGCCCTCGGCGGCCGCGGCAGCGTGCGGGCCGTGCCCATCCCGCTGGACTGCACGGACGGGTTCAACGAGGCCTACTACGGCCGCCCCGAAATGCTCCTGGACCCCGCCGCCCGCCAGGCCTGCTCGGCCTGGAGCTTCGTCGACGACGGGGTGCGCGAGCGGTTCACCACCCGGCTGCGCGCGGACCTCGACTCCGGGGCCTGGGACGAGCGCTTCGGCCACCTGCGCGGGCGGCCGTACTACGAGGGGTCGCTCGTCCTCGTCCGCGCCGTCCCGGAGGGGGAGGCCGAGGTGCCGGGGCCGGAGTGCCACTCCTCCTGGTAG
- a CDS encoding molybdopterin-dependent oxidoreductase, giving the protein MGTAPLPPGQRLAKGWPVSHYGPVPKFRPDRWNLQVFGATATGDKYAWTFDEVSELPGITIETDLHCASGPTTTGHEFFGIPAAAILGLAPPAPQVTHVMAWAEYGYSANLRLSDFTSGRTLLATHHNGEPLTVEHGFPLRLVVPHLYGYKGPKWLRAIEYMTADRRGFWEERGFHNLADPWKEQRHSYQEEWHSGPGTSASPSGTARTRTSDPS; this is encoded by the coding sequence GTGGGAACCGCACCGCTCCCTCCCGGGCAGCGCCTCGCCAAGGGCTGGCCCGTCTCGCACTACGGCCCCGTCCCCAAGTTCCGTCCCGACCGGTGGAACCTCCAGGTGTTCGGCGCGACCGCCACCGGCGACAAGTACGCCTGGACCTTCGACGAGGTGTCCGAGCTGCCCGGCATCACGATCGAGACCGATCTGCACTGCGCGTCCGGCCCCACCACGACGGGGCACGAGTTCTTCGGGATCCCCGCCGCCGCGATCCTGGGTCTTGCTCCCCCGGCCCCGCAGGTCACGCACGTCATGGCCTGGGCGGAGTACGGGTACAGCGCCAACCTCCGGCTCTCCGACTTCACCTCCGGTCGGACCCTGCTGGCCACCCACCACAACGGCGAGCCGCTGACCGTCGAACACGGCTTCCCGTTGCGCCTGGTCGTGCCGCACCTGTACGGCTACAAGGGCCCGAAGTGGCTGCGCGCCATCGAGTACATGACCGCCGACCGGCGCGGCTTCTGGGAGGAGCGGGGCTTCCACAACCTCGCCGACCCGTGGAAGGAGCAGCGGCACTCCTACCAGGAGGAGTGGCACTCCGGCCCCGGCACCTCGGCCTCCCCCTCCGGGACGGCGCGGACGAGGACGAGCGACCCCTCGTAG
- a CDS encoding L,D-transpeptidase family protein → MHARRAVPAVLLLAALTALWGYGRSSPEPQPAPGVRTGNGVAAQGGHVAELPGLGAATRGAVPADARQAVVVTGEGPDSSRSSVRLYRRDPARGWMPEPLAGAGWPAHNGERGWSDHHVEGDLRSPVGVYGLTGAGGLLDDPGTRLPYDREAAFTIGGTGSLGEPLAGSFDYVVAIDYNREPGTTPLDRTRPLGAERGGGIWLHVDHNGPTQGCVSLTRPQMRELLLWLDPEQRPVIVMGDAAALLR, encoded by the coding sequence ATGCATGCGCGCCGCGCCGTACCCGCCGTGCTCCTCCTGGCCGCGCTCACCGCCCTGTGGGGGTACGGCCGCTCCTCGCCCGAGCCGCAGCCGGCGCCCGGAGTCCGTACGGGCAACGGGGTGGCGGCCCAGGGGGGTCACGTCGCGGAGCTGCCCGGGCTCGGCGCCGCGACCCGCGGCGCCGTCCCGGCCGATGCCCGGCAGGCGGTCGTGGTCACCGGGGAGGGCCCGGACTCCTCCCGCTCCTCGGTGCGGCTCTACCGGCGCGACCCGGCGCGGGGCTGGATGCCGGAACCGCTCGCCGGAGCCGGCTGGCCCGCGCACAACGGCGAGCGCGGCTGGAGCGACCACCACGTCGAGGGGGACCTGCGCTCGCCCGTGGGCGTCTACGGACTCACCGGCGCGGGCGGGCTGCTCGACGACCCGGGCACGCGGCTGCCGTACGACCGGGAGGCCGCCTTCACCATCGGCGGCACCGGATCCCTGGGCGAGCCGCTCGCCGGGTCCTTCGACTACGTGGTGGCGATCGACTACAACCGCGAGCCGGGCACCACACCGCTGGACCGGACCCGTCCGCTCGGTGCGGAGCGGGGCGGCGGCATATGGCTGCACGTGGACCACAACGGCCCGACCCAGGGCTGCGTCTCGCTGACCAGGCCGCAGATGCGCGAGCTGCTGCTGTGGCTGGACCCGGAGCAGCGTCCCGTGATCGTCATGGGCGACGCCGCGGCCCTGCTCCGCTGA
- a CDS encoding alpha/beta hydrolase family protein, which translates to MTHAPRSPHPPHPPLAPASGPTRRALLVAGAGAGAALAAGCAPGGSPGSPAATPGGSASTGAASGGLTPGAMTLFKDPAYNFNGLLALGAAGAGAAEVGEVLTAVNAINGSGLSAQTFVETFRSLGDQLLKAPPGAPADDQSKRFRALRAAQYYGQALFFVLGSDDPGSEERLYRAGRGAWDTFCDLCEPAAVKATVPYGSTPLPVWFFRPDASGTPRPTVILTNGSDGQNVDMWTYGVPAALERGWNALVYDGPGQGQLLFVDRVVFTPTWEKVVTPLVDWLAARPDVDPARIALTGLSMAGDLVPRAAAFEDRLAAVVAMPGCVEPWLGFPGEIRQILTPDKQQTNDIWNKRVVPELPAAAAAVMKKRFEPFSVPAMLEARQGRLFTDFYTPATRIRALSIASVIGRIKAPTLVLDYEGEQFYPGQPRRLYDALTSPKDYVKLTAAQGAQLHCSPMAPQLHCEVVFDWLQRKLASG; encoded by the coding sequence ATGACGCACGCACCGCGCTCACCGCACCCGCCGCACCCGCCCCTCGCCCCCGCGTCCGGCCCGACCCGCCGCGCCCTGCTCGTCGCCGGTGCGGGGGCGGGGGCGGCGCTCGCCGCGGGCTGCGCTCCGGGCGGTTCACCCGGCTCGCCCGCGGCCACCCCCGGCGGCTCCGCTTCCACCGGTGCGGCATCGGGCGGCCTCACTCCCGGTGCGATGACGCTCTTCAAGGACCCCGCGTACAACTTCAACGGCCTCCTCGCGCTCGGCGCCGCCGGGGCCGGGGCCGCGGAGGTCGGCGAGGTCCTCACCGCGGTGAACGCGATCAACGGCTCCGGCCTCTCCGCGCAGACGTTCGTCGAGACCTTCCGCTCCCTCGGCGACCAGCTCCTGAAGGCGCCCCCGGGCGCGCCGGCCGACGACCAGAGCAAGCGGTTCCGCGCCCTGCGCGCGGCCCAGTACTACGGGCAGGCGCTGTTCTTCGTCCTCGGCTCCGACGACCCGGGCAGCGAGGAGCGGCTGTACCGGGCCGGACGCGGCGCCTGGGACACCTTCTGCGACCTGTGCGAGCCCGCCGCGGTCAAGGCCACGGTGCCGTACGGCTCGACGCCGCTGCCGGTGTGGTTCTTCCGGCCCGACGCGTCGGGCACCCCGCGCCCGACGGTGATCCTGACCAACGGCAGCGACGGCCAGAACGTCGACATGTGGACCTACGGGGTTCCGGCCGCGCTCGAACGCGGCTGGAACGCGCTCGTCTACGACGGCCCGGGCCAGGGGCAGTTGCTCTTCGTGGACCGGGTGGTGTTCACGCCCACCTGGGAGAAGGTCGTCACTCCGCTCGTCGACTGGCTGGCCGCCCGGCCCGACGTGGACCCCGCCAGGATCGCTCTGACCGGACTGAGCATGGCGGGCGACCTCGTCCCCCGGGCGGCGGCCTTCGAGGACCGGCTCGCGGCGGTGGTCGCCATGCCCGGCTGCGTCGAGCCGTGGCTGGGCTTCCCGGGCGAGATCCGCCAGATCCTCACGCCGGACAAGCAGCAGACGAACGACATCTGGAACAAGCGGGTGGTCCCGGAACTGCCCGCGGCGGCGGCGGCCGTGATGAAGAAGCGCTTCGAGCCGTTCTCCGTCCCGGCGATGCTCGAAGCGCGTCAGGGCAGGCTGTTCACCGACTTCTACACCCCCGCCACCCGCATCCGGGCGCTGTCCATCGCCTCCGTGATCGGCCGCATCAAGGCGCCCACCCTGGTCCTGGACTACGAGGGCGAGCAGTTCTACCCCGGTCAGCCCCGCCGCCTCTACGACGCGCTCACCTCGCCCAAGGACTACGTGAAGCTGACCGCGGCCCAGGGCGCCCAGCTCCACTGCTCCCCGATGGCCCCGCAACTGCACTGCGAGGTCGTCTTCGACTGGCTCCAGCGGAAACTGGCCTCCGGCTGA
- the cutA gene encoding divalent-cation tolerance protein CutA, giving the protein MAVPEEGAAPDVVLAQTTVDDEAGARRLARGAVEARLAACAHVDPPLTAVYRWRGEVETATEWRVSYKTTAARLAALGAWVAREHPYDVPEWIALPVTGRSEAYAAWVVAGTAEESGENTPEDTAG; this is encoded by the coding sequence GTGGCAGTGCCGGAGGAGGGCGCGGCGCCGGACGTCGTGCTCGCGCAGACCACCGTCGACGACGAGGCGGGGGCCCGGCGCCTCGCGCGCGGCGCGGTGGAGGCGCGGCTCGCCGCCTGCGCCCACGTCGACCCGCCGTTGACCGCCGTGTACCGGTGGCGGGGCGAGGTCGAGACGGCCACCGAGTGGCGCGTCTCGTACAAGACGACGGCGGCGCGGCTGGCGGCTCTGGGCGCGTGGGTCGCGCGGGAGCACCCCTACGACGTGCCGGAGTGGATCGCGCTGCCGGTGACGGGCCGTTCGGAGGCCTACGCGGCATGGGTGGTCGCGGGGACGGCCGAGGAGTCGGGCGAGAACACCCCCGAGGACACCGCGGGCTGA
- a CDS encoding histidine phosphatase family protein → MKTPLVRVRLVTLPLTPEARRGRFGHGAAAGAARAGLSGLDTGEWAGRTLDEVAERDPEGVRRWLCDPSYAPPGGESVDALVLRVGAHLDRLAPGTHRLPAEQAVVRAAVVHALRLPAAAFWRLDAPPDTVTTLTGRAGRWNLLLGRSQTAAEDRDGEGAEGM, encoded by the coding sequence ATGAAGACCCCCCTGGTACGAGTTCGGCTCGTCACGCTCCCGTTGACCCCCGAGGCCCGCCGGGGCCGCTTCGGCCACGGGGCAGCGGCCGGGGCCGCGCGGGCCGGGCTGAGCGGCCTGGACACCGGGGAGTGGGCCGGGCGGACGCTGGACGAGGTCGCGGAGCGGGACCCGGAGGGGGTGCGGCGCTGGCTCTGCGACCCCTCGTACGCGCCGCCCGGCGGGGAGTCGGTGGACGCCCTCGTCCTGCGGGTCGGCGCGCACCTGGACCGGCTGGCCCCGGGCACCCACCGGCTGCCGGCCGAGCAGGCCGTCGTACGGGCGGCCGTGGTGCACGCGCTGCGGCTGCCGGCGGCCGCCTTCTGGCGGCTCGACGCCCCGCCGGACACGGTCACCACGCTGACCGGGCGGGCGGGGCGCTGGAACCTGCTGCTGGGGCGGTCGCAGACGGCCGCGGAGGACCGGGACGGCGAGGGGGCGGAGGGGATGTAG
- a CDS encoding CbtB domain-containing protein produces the protein MASPAVPTTAPAATPITPVSLKELAPWALFVGVLMLVLLYFVGAEQGATSVFQGENIHEWLHDGRHLLGFPCH, from the coding sequence ATGGCTTCTCCTGCCGTGCCCACAACGGCTCCTGCCGCCACCCCCATCACCCCCGTCTCGCTGAAGGAACTGGCCCCCTGGGCCCTGTTCGTCGGCGTCCTGATGCTCGTCCTGCTGTACTTCGTCGGCGCCGAACAGGGCGCCACCTCCGTGTTCCAGGGCGAGAACATCCACGAGTGGCTGCACGACGGCCGCCACCTGCTCGGCTTCCCCTGCCACTGA
- a CDS encoding CbtA family protein: MNSISVRALLVRGMLAGLLAGAAAFLVAYVLGESKVDAAIAIEEAASAGHDHGEDAPVSRALQATAGLGTGVLLYGVALGGIAALVFCFALGRIGRFSPRATAVLVATGLFVTVTLVPFFKYPANPPAVGDPETAGKRTALYLLMIALSLLLAVAAGILGKRLAPSLGTWNATVVAAAAFVAAIGLSYAFLPPVNEVPADFPATLIWQFRLASLAIQATLWAVFGVAFAALAQRVLVPAPAARERETAQPAG, translated from the coding sequence GTGAACTCCATATCCGTGCGTGCCCTGCTCGTCAGGGGCATGCTCGCCGGCCTGCTGGCCGGCGCCGCCGCCTTCCTGGTCGCCTACGTCCTGGGCGAATCCAAGGTCGACGCGGCCATCGCCATCGAGGAAGCCGCCTCCGCCGGCCACGACCACGGCGAGGACGCCCCGGTCAGCCGGGCCCTCCAGGCCACGGCGGGCCTCGGCACCGGCGTCCTGCTCTACGGTGTCGCGCTCGGCGGCATCGCCGCGCTCGTCTTCTGCTTCGCCCTGGGCCGCATCGGCCGGTTCTCGCCCCGGGCCACCGCCGTCCTCGTCGCCACGGGCCTGTTCGTCACCGTCACCCTGGTGCCGTTCTTCAAGTACCCGGCGAACCCGCCGGCCGTCGGCGACCCCGAGACGGCCGGCAAGCGGACCGCGCTCTACCTCCTGATGATCGCCCTGAGCCTGCTGCTCGCGGTGGCCGCGGGCATCCTGGGCAAGCGCCTGGCCCCGTCCCTGGGCACCTGGAACGCCACCGTCGTGGCCGCCGCGGCCTTCGTCGCCGCGATCGGCCTGTCGTACGCCTTCCTGCCGCCCGTCAACGAGGTCCCGGCCGACTTCCCCGCCACCCTCATCTGGCAGTTCCGGCTGGCCTCGCTGGCCATCCAGGCCACCCTGTGGGCCGTCTTCGGCGTGGCCTTCGCCGCCCTGGCCCAGCGCGTGCTGGTCCCGGCCCCGGCCGCCCGCGAGCGCGAGACGGCGCAGCCGGCGGGCTGA
- a CDS encoding helix-turn-helix domain-containing protein, with the protein MTAHRVVMAVTDDMPIFEAAVPCQVFGVDRPHLADPWYRFAAVPVGNAPVRLSPGFTLAPDARGWSLDEVDTLVVPACTNVHEEPPGELVDVVREAYARGIRILSICSGAFVLAAAGVLDGRRATTHWLHAQELARRHPAVRVDASVLYVEDGGVITSAGTVAGIDACLHVVRVDHGAAVAAELARGLVTPPHRDGAQPQYRRPLPSAPRGDWLAGLMDWADAHLHLPLSAADLAARAHVSVRTVERRFAEALGMSPLRWVLQQRVRRAQQYLETSDRSVGWIAATCGFGGAASLRAHFARIVGMSPSAYRRAFHARADAQPLAG; encoded by the coding sequence ATGACCGCCCACCGCGTCGTCATGGCCGTCACCGACGACATGCCGATCTTCGAAGCAGCCGTGCCGTGCCAGGTGTTCGGGGTGGACCGGCCCCATCTGGCCGACCCCTGGTACCGGTTCGCCGCGGTTCCCGTCGGGAACGCGCCCGTGCGGCTGAGCCCCGGGTTCACCCTCGCGCCGGACGCACGGGGCTGGAGCCTGGACGAGGTGGACACCCTCGTGGTCCCGGCCTGTACGAACGTGCACGAGGAGCCGCCCGGGGAGTTGGTGGACGTCGTGCGGGAGGCGTACGCGCGCGGGATACGCATCCTGTCCATCTGTTCCGGCGCCTTCGTCCTGGCGGCCGCCGGGGTGCTCGACGGGCGCCGGGCCACCACCCACTGGCTGCACGCGCAGGAGCTGGCCCGACGCCATCCCGCCGTCCGCGTCGACGCCTCCGTGCTGTACGTGGAGGACGGCGGCGTGATCACCTCCGCGGGCACGGTCGCCGGCATCGACGCCTGTCTGCACGTGGTGCGGGTCGACCACGGGGCGGCGGTGGCGGCCGAGTTGGCCCGCGGCCTGGTCACGCCGCCGCACCGCGACGGCGCCCAGCCCCAGTACCGCAGGCCGCTCCCGTCCGCGCCCCGGGGCGACTGGCTGGCCGGGCTGATGGACTGGGCCGACGCGCACCTGCACCTGCCGCTGTCGGCCGCGGACCTGGCCGCCCGGGCGCACGTGAGCGTGCGCACCGTGGAGCGCCGGTTCGCCGAGGCGCTGGGGATGTCACCGCTGCGGTGGGTGCTGCAGCAGCGGGTGCGGCGGGCCCAGCAGTACCTGGAGACCAGCGACCGGTCCGTCGGTTGGATCGCCGCCACCTGCGGCTTCGGCGGTGCGGCCAGCCTGCGGGCGCACTTCGCCCGGATCGTCGGGATGTCGCCGAGCGCGTACCGGCGTGCGTTCCACGCCCGCGCGGACGCGCAGCCCCTGGCCGGCTGA